In Catharus ustulatus isolate bCatUst1 chromosome 27, bCatUst1.pri.v2, whole genome shotgun sequence, the following are encoded in one genomic region:
- the FIGLA gene encoding factor in the germline alpha — translation MGEPSRAGGWPGVLEISGISDPLGVLQTSEPLGVSEPSGVLQPLGTSEPSGVLGVSDPPGVLQPLGTSEPSGVLGVSDPPGVLQPLGTSEPSGVLGVSDPPGVLDPLGVSDPSRVLQPLGTSEPSEPSGVSDPPGVLQPTPPPELLEGLLSQRFGPLPRPVTIARLRRGPDGGYEPTGDPTEVLERRQAANAKERERIRNLNSGFSQLRTLVPLVPRDRRPSKADTLRAAAQYIRLLRGVLRDCQEPSTEQELGGHCRGDPGGPPDSWPGSAPVPVGTSPPAPPAWGPAGEGGDGFF, via the exons ATGGGGGAGCCTAGCAGAGCTGGGGGGTGGCCAGGGGTTCTGGAGATTTCAGGGATCTCAGATCCCCTGGGGGTCCTGCAGACCTCAGAGCCCTTGGGGGTCTCAGAGCCCTCAggggtcctgcagcccctgggcaccTCAGAGCCCTCAGGGGTCTTGGGGGTCTCAGATCCCCCGggggtcctgcagcccctgggcaccTCAGAGCCCTCAGGGGTCTTGGGGGTCTCAGATCCCCCGggggtcctgcagcccctgggtaCCTCAGAGCCCTCAGGGGTCTTGGGGGTCTCAGATCCCCCGGGGGTTCTGGATCCCTTGGGGGTCTCAGATCCCTCGagggtcctgcagcccctgggtaCCTCAGAGCCCTCGGAGCCCTCGGGGGTCTCAGATCCCCCGGGGGTCCTGCAGCCCACGCCgccccctgagctgctggaggggcttCTGAGCCAGCGCTTCGGGCCCCTGCCCCGGCCGGTCACCATCGCCCGCCTGCGGCGCGGCCCCGACGGGGGCTACGAACCCACCGGAGACCCCACGGAGGTGctggagcggcggcaggcagcCAATGccaaggagagggagagg aTCCGGAATCTCAACAGTGGCTTCTCCCAGCTGCGGACCCTGGTGCCGCTGGTGCCGCGGGACCGTCGGCCCAGCAAGGCGGACACGCTGCGGGCAGCAGCACAGTACATCCGACTGCTGCGGGGGGTGCTGCGGGACTgccag gaacccagcactgagcaagagctggggggacactgcaggggtgACCCTGGGGGGCCACCTGACAGCTGGCCTGGCAGTGCCCCCGTGCCCGTGGGGACCTCGCCTCCTGCCCCCCCAGCCTGGGGCCCTGCTGGAGAGGGGGGGGACG gctttttctgA
- the ADD2 gene encoding beta-adducin isoform X1 → MSTAVSPEPLPELPAPGLRCSPQEEPEFLRARSGAGDLRQDFSLMEQKKRVTMILQSPSFREELESLIQEQMKKGNNSSHVWALRQIADFMATTSPAALPTSPMGLASVTPINDLHGTEGPALAKGERLMRCKVGSIHRLLDLYGWAQLGHAAVTLRVSKEQEHFLVAPQGLACSEVTAASLVKVNVLGAVVEQGSTGFAPDARSFSLHAAIYAARPDIRCIVRLHTPAAAAVSAMRCGLLPISRAALLLGDVAYFDFRGEVEDEADRVELQKCLGPTCKILVLRNHGVLALGDTAEEAFYSIFHLQAACEVQVSALASAGGAENLIVLERAEQRVPHGLGAVRRAGTTFGPLHKSRLGEHEFEALMRMLDNLGYRTGYTYRYPFVQEKSKPKSDVLIPATVTAFVFEEEPAGTPTLRQHAQKQQKEKTRWLNTPNTYTRVNLAEEQQGSASGQRTKTTWLRADEVEKGSSGTPIRIENPNQFVPLYTDPQEVLEMRNKIREQNRQDVKSAGPQSQLLASVIAETSRSPSTESHLGDAEAKEGQEEAPPEPEPPNPFSQLTDQELEEYKQEVERKKRLEGEKDAAAEESGAPTPEPPPPEPPAPAEPTEGDKKDDDSQAPPDPTAKKEPPAVVNGKDEEPSTEENLGKGGTDRTTTNTDQDAPKEKETVTSNPVSPDGSPSKSPSKKKKKFRTPSFLKKGKKKEKIES, encoded by the exons ATGAGCACGGCCGTGAGCCCCGAGCCCCTGCCCGAGCTGCCCGCTCCCGGGCTCCGCTGCTCCCCCCAAGAGGAGCCCGAGTTCCTGCGGGCGcggagtggggctggggacctgcGCCAGGACTTCAGCCTCATGGAGCAGAAGAAGCGGGTGACAATGATCTTGCAGAGCCCG tCCTTCcgggaggagctggagagccTGATCCAGGAGCAGATGAAGAAGGGGAACAACTCATCGCACGTGTGGGCGCTGCGGCAGATCGCCGACTTCATGGCCACCACGTCCCCTGCCGCCCTGCCCACCTCCCCCATGG GGCTGGCGTCGGTCACCCCCATCAATGACCTGCATGGGACAGAGGGGCCAGCACTGGCCAAGGGTGAGCGGCTGATGCGCTGCAAGGTGGGCAGCATCCACCGGCTGCTGGACCTGTAcggctgggcacagctgggacacgctgctgtcact CTGCGGGTCAGCAAGGAGCAGGAACACTTCTTGGTGGCCCCGCAGGGACTGGCGTGCAGCGAGGTGACAGCGGCCAGCCTG gtgaagGTGAacgtgctgggagctgtggtggagcagggcagcactggctTTGCGCCCGATGCCCGCAGCTTCAGCCTGCACGCCGCGATCTACGCCGCGCGCCCCGACATCCGCTGCATCGTGCGGCTGCacacccctgctgctgctgct GTGTCAGCCATGCGCTGTGGGCTCCTGCCCATCTCCCGTGCCGCTCTTCTCCTGGGGGACGTCGCCTACTTCGACTTCCGTGGAGAGGTGGAGGACGAGGCCGATCGTGTGGAGCTCCAGAAGTGCCTTGGGCCCACCTGCaag ATCCTGGTGCTGCGGAACCACGGGGTGCTGGCGCTGGGGGACACAGCTGAGGAGGCTTTTTACAGCATCTTCCACCTGCAGGCAGCCTGCGAGGTCCAG GTGTCGGCGCTGGCGAGCGCAGGCGGCGCGGAGAACCTGATTGTGCTGGAGCGGGCAGAGCAGCGTGTGCCTCACGGCCTGGGCGCCGTGCGCCGCGCCGGCACCACCTTCGGGCCCCTGCACAAGAGCCGCCTGGGCGAGCACGAGTTCGAGGCCCTCATGAGGATGCTGGACAACCTG GGATACCGCACAGGGTACACGTACCGCTACCCCTTCGTGCAGGAGAAGAGCAAGCCCAAGAGCGACGTGCTGATCCCCGCCACCGTGACAGCCTTCGTGTTCGAGGAGGAGCCTGCTGGGACACCCACCCTGCGCCAGCACgcccagaagcagcagaaggagaagACAAGGTGGCTCAATACCCCCAACACCTACACCAGGGTCAACCTGGCTGAGGAGCAACAGGGCAGCGCCAGCGGCCAGAGGACAAAGACCACG tgGCTGCGAGCAGATGAGGTGGAGAAGGGCAGCAGTGGGACCCCTATCCGCATCGAGAACCCCAACCAGTTCGTGCCGCTCTACACAGACCCACAGGAGGTGCTGGAGATGCGCAACAAg ATCCGGGAGCAAAACCGCCAGGACGTGAAGTCGGCTGGGCCCCAGTCGCAGCTGCTGGCCAGTGTCATCGCTGAGACCAGCCGCAGCCCC TCCACCGAGAGCCACCTGGGGGATGCAGAGGCCAAGGAGGGCCAAGAAGAGGCTCCCCCCGAGCCAGAGCCCCCCAACCCCTTCAGCCAGCTCACAgaccaggagctggaggagtaCAAGCAGGAGGTGGAGAGGAAGAAGCGCCTAGAGG GTGAGAaggatgcagcagcagaggagagtGGGGCTCCCACACCAGAGCCACCCCCTCCAGAGCCCCCGGCGCCTGCAGAGCCCACGGAGG GTGATAAGAAGGACGATGACAGCCAAGCCCCCCCTGATCCCACTGCCAAGAAGGAGCCACCAGCAGTGGTGAATGGGAAGGATGAAGAGCCAAGCACTGAGGAAAACCTTGGAAAAGGGGGGACAGACCGGACAACTACCAACACTGACCAGGATGCCCCCAAGGAGAAGGAGACAGTGACCAGCAACCCTGTGTCCCCTGACGGTTCACCCTCCAAATCACCCTccaaaaagaagaagaaattccGGACCCCGTCTTTcctgaaaaaaggcaaaaagaaggaaaagattgAATCCTGA
- the ADD2 gene encoding beta-adducin isoform X2, protein MSTAVSPEPLPELPAPGLRCSPQEEPEFLRARSGAGDLRQDFSLMEQKKRVTMILQSPSFREELESLIQEQMKKGNNSSHVWALRQIADFMATTSPAALPTSPMGLASVTPINDLHGTEGPALAKGERLMRCKVGSIHRLLDLYGWAQLGHAAVTLRVSKEQEHFLVAPQGLACSEVTAASLVKVNVLGAVVEQGSTGFAPDARSFSLHAAIYAARPDIRCIVRLHTPAAAAVSAMRCGLLPISRAALLLGDVAYFDFRGEVEDEADRVELQKCLGPTCKILVLRNHGVLALGDTAEEAFYSIFHLQAACEVQVSALASAGGAENLIVLERAEQRVPHGLGAVRRAGTTFGPLHKSRLGEHEFEALMRMLDNLGYRTGYTYRYPFVQEKSKPKSDVLIPATVTAFVFEEEPAGTPTLRQHAQKQQKEKTRWLNTPNTYTRVNLAEEQQGSASGQRTKTTWLRADEVEKGSSGTPIRIENPNQFVPLYTDPQEVLEMRNKIREQNRQDVKSAGPQSQLLASVIAETSRSPSTESHLGDAEAKEGQEEAPPEPEPPNPFSQLTDQELEEYKQEVERKKRLEGEKDAAAEESGAPTPEPPPPEPPAPAEPTEGVTPESLAP, encoded by the exons ATGAGCACGGCCGTGAGCCCCGAGCCCCTGCCCGAGCTGCCCGCTCCCGGGCTCCGCTGCTCCCCCCAAGAGGAGCCCGAGTTCCTGCGGGCGcggagtggggctggggacctgcGCCAGGACTTCAGCCTCATGGAGCAGAAGAAGCGGGTGACAATGATCTTGCAGAGCCCG tCCTTCcgggaggagctggagagccTGATCCAGGAGCAGATGAAGAAGGGGAACAACTCATCGCACGTGTGGGCGCTGCGGCAGATCGCCGACTTCATGGCCACCACGTCCCCTGCCGCCCTGCCCACCTCCCCCATGG GGCTGGCGTCGGTCACCCCCATCAATGACCTGCATGGGACAGAGGGGCCAGCACTGGCCAAGGGTGAGCGGCTGATGCGCTGCAAGGTGGGCAGCATCCACCGGCTGCTGGACCTGTAcggctgggcacagctgggacacgctgctgtcact CTGCGGGTCAGCAAGGAGCAGGAACACTTCTTGGTGGCCCCGCAGGGACTGGCGTGCAGCGAGGTGACAGCGGCCAGCCTG gtgaagGTGAacgtgctgggagctgtggtggagcagggcagcactggctTTGCGCCCGATGCCCGCAGCTTCAGCCTGCACGCCGCGATCTACGCCGCGCGCCCCGACATCCGCTGCATCGTGCGGCTGCacacccctgctgctgctgct GTGTCAGCCATGCGCTGTGGGCTCCTGCCCATCTCCCGTGCCGCTCTTCTCCTGGGGGACGTCGCCTACTTCGACTTCCGTGGAGAGGTGGAGGACGAGGCCGATCGTGTGGAGCTCCAGAAGTGCCTTGGGCCCACCTGCaag ATCCTGGTGCTGCGGAACCACGGGGTGCTGGCGCTGGGGGACACAGCTGAGGAGGCTTTTTACAGCATCTTCCACCTGCAGGCAGCCTGCGAGGTCCAG GTGTCGGCGCTGGCGAGCGCAGGCGGCGCGGAGAACCTGATTGTGCTGGAGCGGGCAGAGCAGCGTGTGCCTCACGGCCTGGGCGCCGTGCGCCGCGCCGGCACCACCTTCGGGCCCCTGCACAAGAGCCGCCTGGGCGAGCACGAGTTCGAGGCCCTCATGAGGATGCTGGACAACCTG GGATACCGCACAGGGTACACGTACCGCTACCCCTTCGTGCAGGAGAAGAGCAAGCCCAAGAGCGACGTGCTGATCCCCGCCACCGTGACAGCCTTCGTGTTCGAGGAGGAGCCTGCTGGGACACCCACCCTGCGCCAGCACgcccagaagcagcagaaggagaagACAAGGTGGCTCAATACCCCCAACACCTACACCAGGGTCAACCTGGCTGAGGAGCAACAGGGCAGCGCCAGCGGCCAGAGGACAAAGACCACG tgGCTGCGAGCAGATGAGGTGGAGAAGGGCAGCAGTGGGACCCCTATCCGCATCGAGAACCCCAACCAGTTCGTGCCGCTCTACACAGACCCACAGGAGGTGCTGGAGATGCGCAACAAg ATCCGGGAGCAAAACCGCCAGGACGTGAAGTCGGCTGGGCCCCAGTCGCAGCTGCTGGCCAGTGTCATCGCTGAGACCAGCCGCAGCCCC TCCACCGAGAGCCACCTGGGGGATGCAGAGGCCAAGGAGGGCCAAGAAGAGGCTCCCCCCGAGCCAGAGCCCCCCAACCCCTTCAGCCAGCTCACAgaccaggagctggaggagtaCAAGCAGGAGGTGGAGAGGAAGAAGCGCCTAGAGG GTGAGAaggatgcagcagcagaggagagtGGGGCTCCCACACCAGAGCCACCCCCTCCAGAGCCCCCGGCGCCTGCAGAGCCCACGGAGG GAGTTACCCCTGAATCCCTGGCGCCGTA G
- the SNRNP27 gene encoding U4/U6.U5 small nuclear ribonucleoprotein 27 kDa protein isoform X1 produces MGRSRSRSPPRRERRRSRSTSRDRDRRRRERSRSRDRDRRRSRSRSPHRRRSSRSPRRHRSSSSSPARPKERRDEEKKELKDSKKERQITEEDLQGKTEEEIEMMKMMGFASFDTTKGKKVDGAANAYAINVSQKRKYRQYMNRKGGFNRPLDFIA; encoded by the exons ATGGGCCGCAGCCGCTCTCGCTCACCGCCGCGGCggg AGCGCCGGCGCTCGCGCTCCACGtcccgggacagggacaggcggcggcgggagcgaTCGCGGtcccgggacagggacaggaggaggagcCGGTCCCGCTCCCCACACCGGAGACGATCCAG CAGGTCCCCACGCCGGCACCGCTCCAGCTCCTCGTCACCGGCGAGGCCCAAGGAGCGCAGGGAtgaggagaagaaggagctCAAGGACTCCAAGAAAGAGCGACAGATCACAG aGGAGGATTTGCAGGGCAAGACAGAGGAGGAGATCgagatgatgaagatgatgggTTTTGCCTCTTTCGATACCACCAAG GGGAAGAAGGTGGACGGAGCTGCCAATGCCTACGCCATCAACGTGTCCCAGAAGAGGAAGTACAG GCAATACATGAACAGAAAAGGAGGATTCAACAGGCCCCTGGATTTCATCGCCTGA
- the SNRNP27 gene encoding U4/U6.U5 small nuclear ribonucleoprotein 27 kDa protein isoform X2, which translates to MGRSRSRSPPRRERRRSRSTSRDRDRRRRERSRSRDRDRRRSRSRSPHRRRSRSPRRHRSSSSSPARPKERRDEEKKELKDSKKERQITEEDLQGKTEEEIEMMKMMGFASFDTTKGKKVDGAANAYAINVSQKRKYRQYMNRKGGFNRPLDFIA; encoded by the exons ATGGGCCGCAGCCGCTCTCGCTCACCGCCGCGGCggg AGCGCCGGCGCTCGCGCTCCACGtcccgggacagggacaggcggcggcgggagcgaTCGCGGtcccgggacagggacaggaggaggagcCGGTCCCGCTCCCCACACCGGAGACGATCCAG GTCCCCACGCCGGCACCGCTCCAGCTCCTCGTCACCGGCGAGGCCCAAGGAGCGCAGGGAtgaggagaagaaggagctCAAGGACTCCAAGAAAGAGCGACAGATCACAG aGGAGGATTTGCAGGGCAAGACAGAGGAGGAGATCgagatgatgaagatgatgggTTTTGCCTCTTTCGATACCACCAAG GGGAAGAAGGTGGACGGAGCTGCCAATGCCTACGCCATCAACGTGTCCCAGAAGAGGAAGTACAG GCAATACATGAACAGAAAAGGAGGATTCAACAGGCCCCTGGATTTCATCGCCTGA
- the MXD1 gene encoding max dimerization protein 1 isoform X2 gives MAAPPRLGIQMLLEAAEFLERREREAEHGYASLWPGGKDGEAPRRRAKARRSGGSGRSTHNEMEKNRRAQLRLCLERLKGLVPLGASAGRHTTLSLLTRARLHIQKLEDQERRALHQIEQLQREQRHLQRQLEKLGMERVRIDSIGSSLSSERSDSDQEEMDVDVESTDDLPADLDWSSSSPSDSDERGSLQSLGSDEGYSSSSGTRAKLASSRKLPVGI, from the exons ATGGCCGCCCCCCCCCGCCTCGGCATCCAGATGCTGCTGGAGGCCGCCGAGTTCCTGGAGCGGCGGGAGCGAG AAGCCGAGCACGGTTACGCCTCGCTATGGCCCGGCGGGAAGGACGGGGAGGCCCCGCGGCGCCGCGCCAAGGCCCGGaggagcggcggcagcggcag gtCGACACAcaatgaaatggaaaagaacag GCGCGCCCAGCTCCGGCTGTGCCTGGAGAGGCTGAAGGGGCTGGTGCCACTGGGGGCGTCAGCCGGGCGGCACACCACACTCAGCCTCCTCACCAGGGCCAGGCTCCATATCCAG AAGCTGGAGGACCAGGAGCGCCGGGCCCTGCACCAGATCGAGCAGCTGCAGCGGGAGCAGCGGCACCTCCAGCggcagctggaaaagctggggATGGAACGGGTCAGGATAGACAGCATTGGCTCCAGCCTTTCCTCCGAGCGCTCCGACTCGGATCAAG AAGAgatggatgtggatgtggagaGCACGGACGACCTCCCGGCCGACCTggactggagcagcagcagccccagcgaCTCGGATGAGCGCGGGAGCCTCCAGAGCCTGGGGAGCGACGAGGGATATTCCAGCTCCAGCGGGACCAGGGCGAAGCTGGCGAGCAGCCGGAAGCTTCCTGTCGGGATTTAG
- the MXD1 gene encoding max dimerization protein 1 isoform X1 yields the protein MAAPPRLGIQMLLEAAEFLERREREAEHGYASLWPGGKDGEAPRRRAKARRSGGSGRSTHNEMEKNRRAQLRLCLERLKGLVPLGASAGRHTTLSLLTRARLHIQKLEDQERRALHQIEQLQREQRHLQRQLEKLGMERVRIDSIGSSLSSERSDSDQGESPRWGMAGERPGHAGTPTIPIPPAEEMDVDVESTDDLPADLDWSSSSPSDSDERGSLQSLGSDEGYSSSSGTRAKLASSRKLPVGI from the exons ATGGCCGCCCCCCCCCGCCTCGGCATCCAGATGCTGCTGGAGGCCGCCGAGTTCCTGGAGCGGCGGGAGCGAG AAGCCGAGCACGGTTACGCCTCGCTATGGCCCGGCGGGAAGGACGGGGAGGCCCCGCGGCGCCGCGCCAAGGCCCGGaggagcggcggcagcggcag gtCGACACAcaatgaaatggaaaagaacag GCGCGCCCAGCTCCGGCTGTGCCTGGAGAGGCTGAAGGGGCTGGTGCCACTGGGGGCGTCAGCCGGGCGGCACACCACACTCAGCCTCCTCACCAGGGCCAGGCTCCATATCCAG AAGCTGGAGGACCAGGAGCGCCGGGCCCTGCACCAGATCGAGCAGCTGCAGCGGGAGCAGCGGCACCTCCAGCggcagctggaaaagctggggATGGAACGGGTCAGGATAGACAGCATTGGCTCCAGCCTTTCCTCCGAGCGCTCCGACTCGGATCAAGGTGAGAGCCCACGCTGGGGGATGGCTGGTGAGAGGCCTGGCCATGCTGGAACTCCAACCATTCCCATTCCTCCGGCAGAAGAgatggatgtggatgtggagaGCACGGACGACCTCCCGGCCGACCTggactggagcagcagcagccccagcgaCTCGGATGAGCGCGGGAGCCTCCAGAGCCTGGGGAGCGACGAGGGATATTCCAGCTCCAGCGGGACCAGGGCGAAGCTGGCGAGCAGCCGGAAGCTTCCTGTCGGGATTTAG
- the MXD1 gene encoding max dimerization protein 1 isoform X3 has product MAAPPRLGIQMLLEAAEFLERREREAEHGYASLWPGGKDGEAPRRRAKARRSGGSGRSTHNEMEKNRRAQLRLCLERLKGLVPLGASAGRHTTLSLLTRARLHIQKLEDQERRALHQIEQLQREQRHLQRQLEKLGMERVRIDSIGSSLSSERSDSDQEMDVDVESTDDLPADLDWSSSSPSDSDERGSLQSLGSDEGYSSSSGTRAKLASSRKLPVGI; this is encoded by the exons ATGGCCGCCCCCCCCCGCCTCGGCATCCAGATGCTGCTGGAGGCCGCCGAGTTCCTGGAGCGGCGGGAGCGAG AAGCCGAGCACGGTTACGCCTCGCTATGGCCCGGCGGGAAGGACGGGGAGGCCCCGCGGCGCCGCGCCAAGGCCCGGaggagcggcggcagcggcag gtCGACACAcaatgaaatggaaaagaacag GCGCGCCCAGCTCCGGCTGTGCCTGGAGAGGCTGAAGGGGCTGGTGCCACTGGGGGCGTCAGCCGGGCGGCACACCACACTCAGCCTCCTCACCAGGGCCAGGCTCCATATCCAG AAGCTGGAGGACCAGGAGCGCCGGGCCCTGCACCAGATCGAGCAGCTGCAGCGGGAGCAGCGGCACCTCCAGCggcagctggaaaagctggggATGGAACGGGTCAGGATAGACAGCATTGGCTCCAGCCTTTCCTCCGAGCGCTCCGACTCGGATCAAG AgatggatgtggatgtggagaGCACGGACGACCTCCCGGCCGACCTggactggagcagcagcagccccagcgaCTCGGATGAGCGCGGGAGCCTCCAGAGCCTGGGGAGCGACGAGGGATATTCCAGCTCCAGCGGGACCAGGGCGAAGCTGGCGAGCAGCCGGAAGCTTCCTGTCGGGATTTAG
- the SFTPB gene encoding pulmonary surfactant-associated protein B — protein sequence MARPLSLSSALSPTMALALPLLLTLLRATPVATGLGAPGGSCGVPPSAWCQDWVTALRCGALGRCPHLTQGHPDMDVCDTCQQFFGSLHRAFNHSAMEVPVGTGDRCHCTTHGHQRCNGDRSGWGVVAASTAVVAVTVAVTVGARAQVVLDQKPWQVCATLKLCRGESGAAPAAPILEAPGTHLQGSGGAGLSPEALPLPLPLCWLCRSLVARAEAAVPVGAVAAAVAGLCRALPLPVAGACQCLAERYAALAIEGLLGRLGPRLLCRLFFACRSGDNGDIEDVGTLPPPWVREAIVVRLAECVSEEAPKGVSVPALSLPLGPCALGPTFWCSGFEAARRCQALQHCQEHVWL from the exons ATGGCCCggccactgtccctgtcctcgGCCCTGTCCCCCACCATGGCCCTGGCACTGCcgctgctcctcaccctgctcaGGGCCACTCCAG TGGCCACAGGTTTGGGGGCACCAGGGGGGAGCTGCGGGGTGCCCCCCTCTGCCTGGTGCCAGGACTGGGTGACCGCGCTGCGCTGTGGGGCCCTGGGCCGCTGCCCCCACCTCACCCAGGGACATCCCGACATG GACGTCTGTGACACATGCCAGCAGTTCTTCGGCTCCCTCCACCGGGCCTTCAACCACTCAGCCATGGAGGTGCCTGTGGGGACGGGGGACAGATGCCACT GCACCACCCATGGGCACCAGCGGTGCAATGGGGACAGGAGTGGCTGGGGTGTGGTGGCGGCGAGTACGGCAGTGGTGGCTGTCACCGTGGCTGTCACTGTCGGTGCCCGGGCGCAGGTGGTGCTAGATCAG AAGCCCTGGCAGGTGTGTGCCACGCTGAAGCTGTGTCGCGGAGAGTCCGGGGCCGCCCCGGCCGCGCCCATCCTTGAGGCGCCCGGCACCCACCTGCAG ggctccggcggggccgggctgtcTCCGGaggcgctgccgctgccgctgccgctgtgctggctgtgccgCTCGCTGGTGGCGCGGGCTGAGGCCGCTGTCCCCGTGGGCGCGGTGGCCGCGGCGGtggccgggctgtgccgggcgctgccgctgccggtGGCCGGGGCGTGCCAGTGCCTGGCCGAGCGCTACGCGGCCCTGGCGATCGAGGGGCTGCTGGGCCGCCTGGGCCCCCGCCTGCTCTGCCGCCTATTCTTCGCCTGTCGCAGTGGGGACAACGGGGACATCGAGGACGTGGGGACGCTGCCACCGCCCTGGGTGCGGGAGGCCATCGTGGTGCGGCTGGCGGAGTGTGTCAgtgaggag GCCCCCAAAGGTGTCAgtgtccctgcactgtccctCCCCCTGGGCCCTTGTGCCCTGGGCCCCACTTTCTGGTGCTCGGGCTTCGAGGCTGCGCGGCGCTGCCAG gccctgcagcactgccaggagcaTGTCTGGCTGTAG